TGCTGTCCATCGCGCGCCGCTACTTCGTCTCGAACGGCTTCGACGGCACGCTCACCTGTATCGGCGTCGTCGTCGGCGCCGTCCTCTCGGGCGTCCCCGACGGTCTCACCGTCGTCAAGATAGGCGCCGGGGCGGCCGTGGGGCTCTGTACGTCCGCGGTCTGGAGCGTCTGGGAGATAGAGCGGGCCGAGACGAGGGCGGACATCAGGCGCATCGAGCGCGCGATGCTCACCGACCTCGACGACACCCGCGTCGAACGGGAGCGACGCGGCGCCCGCCTCCTCCACGCCGTCGCCTCGGGGCTCGGCCCCCTCATCGGCGTCCTCGTTCCGCTGAGCCCGTTCGTCCTCGAAGGCTCGCTCCTCGCCATGCGGGAGGCTGCGCTCGTCTCCATCGCCCTCGGCGTCGGCGTCCTCTGCGCGTTCGGCGCGTACATGGGCTCTATCTCCGGGCAGCGCTGGTACGTCGCCGCCGCCCGGATGGGCCTCGCCGGCCTCGTCGTCGCCGGCATCAACTACTTCCTGCCGTGACCCCGGTCGGACGCTCCCGGCGACCGACGCCGCTCACCAGCGCACGTCGTCGCCGACGGCGACCCGCCCCGACTCGACGATTCGGGCGTCGAGGCCGCCGCGGTGTCTGAGCGCCTCCACCGCGTCGTCCTCCCCCGAGAGCGAC
This Halogeometricum sp. S3BR5-2 DNA region includes the following protein-coding sequences:
- a CDS encoding VIT1/CCC1 transporter family protein — translated: MASIGAELRRLLGRGDVLSIARRYFVSNGFDGTLTCIGVVVGAVLSGVPDGLTVVKIGAGAAVGLCTSAVWSVWEIERAETRADIRRIERAMLTDLDDTRVERERRGARLLHAVASGLGPLIGVLVPLSPFVLEGSLLAMREAALVSIALGVGVLCAFGAYMGSISGQRWYVAAARMGLAGLVVAGINYFLP